In Flavobacterium gelatinilyticum, a genomic segment contains:
- a CDS encoding biopolymer transporter ExbD: MMNQDFSGGGCGPELGCFNPDENRTMTILLDQNNRIVTYIGLVNFPIEEPKEVQYGKNGIRKEIIERNKKVLEYSAQLGKPGRGVTVIIKPSKNSNYGNLVDILDEIKICNINSYSVVDYYTPEESKLLASN; encoded by the coding sequence ATGATGAATCAAGACTTTTCAGGTGGAGGTTGTGGACCAGAATTAGGTTGCTTTAATCCTGATGAAAACCGAACAATGACCATACTCCTAGATCAGAATAACAGAATAGTTACGTATATAGGATTAGTTAATTTTCCTATTGAAGAACCTAAAGAAGTTCAGTATGGAAAAAACGGAATTAGAAAAGAAATAATTGAGCGAAACAAAAAGGTCTTAGAATATTCTGCACAACTTGGCAAACCTGGAAGAGGAGTAACTGTAATTATCAAACCAAGCAAAAACTCAAACTATGGAAATCTAGTTGATATACTTGATGAAATTAAAATATGTAATATCAACTCTTATTCTGTTGTGGATTATTATACTCCAGAGGAATCTAAATTATTGGCTTCAAATTAA
- a CDS encoding ExbD/TolR family protein encodes MNNLPKKIRSKKLSSRVDLTAMVSVSFLLIIFFMVVGELSKPNGMDLSLPDKYPGCGGSRGCIDGSRLYTILLDKNDKIVTYSGTLSDPYEAPKKSEYGKNGIRKEIFVHKKSVDERMISVGKPKSSVIVIIKPSKNSSFKNLIDILDEMKINNIDTYAIVDEFTPEESKLLASN; translated from the coding sequence ATGAATAATCTACCTAAAAAAATAAGAAGTAAAAAACTGAGTTCAAGAGTTGATTTAACCGCTATGGTCAGCGTTTCTTTTTTGCTGATTATATTTTTTATGGTGGTTGGCGAATTGTCTAAGCCTAATGGTATGGACTTGAGTTTACCAGATAAATACCCAGGTTGTGGTGGATCAAGAGGATGTATAGATGGTAGTAGATTGTATACCATTCTATTAGATAAAAATGATAAAATTGTTACTTACTCTGGAACTCTGTCTGATCCTTATGAAGCTCCAAAAAAATCTGAATACGGCAAAAACGGAATTAGAAAAGAAATATTTGTACATAAAAAATCCGTAGATGAGAGAATGATTTCTGTAGGAAAGCCTAAGAGCAGTGTAATTGTAATCATAAAACCCAGTAAAAACAGTAGTTTTAAAAACCTAATTGACATATTAGATGAAATGAAAATCAACAACATAGATACTTATGCTATTGTTGATGAATTTACACCTGAGGAATCTAAATTACTCGCTTCAAATTAA
- a CDS encoding biopolymer transporter ExbD: MKNLPQKVRSKKLVSKVDLTAMVSVSFLLIIFFMVVGELSKKKVMNLGLPDYDSYTCGERVISCDGEDRSYTILLGEDNRLVCYKGLLSTPIVSPKHIAYGKDGIRKELFKENKNTLNYSAQLGKPGRGIAVIIKPSKKCSFKNLVDILDEIAITGIDTYVIVNDFTPEESKLIALN, encoded by the coding sequence ATGAAAAATCTTCCCCAAAAAGTAAGAAGTAAAAAACTTGTATCAAAAGTCGATTTAACCGCAATGGTCAGCGTTTCTTTTTTGCTGATTATATTTTTTATGGTTGTAGGTGAATTATCTAAGAAAAAAGTGATGAATTTGGGTTTGCCCGATTATGATAGCTACACATGCGGAGAAAGAGTTATCAGTTGCGATGGTGAAGATCGTTCTTATACCATTTTACTTGGAGAGGATAATAGATTAGTTTGTTACAAAGGATTACTAAGTACTCCAATAGTTTCACCAAAACATATAGCATATGGAAAGGACGGAATTAGGAAAGAGCTCTTCAAAGAAAATAAAAACACACTCAATTATTCCGCTCAATTAGGAAAACCGGGAAGAGGGATTGCCGTAATTATCAAACCTAGTAAAAAATGTAGTTTTAAAAACTTGGTTGATATCTTAGATGAAATTGCTATTACAGGAATCGATACTTATGTTATTGTTAATGATTTTACTCCAGAAGAATCAAAATTAATAGCTTTAAACTAA